The Pempheris klunzingeri isolate RE-2024b chromosome 1, fPemKlu1.hap1, whole genome shotgun sequence genome includes a region encoding these proteins:
- the hk1 gene encoding hexokinase-1: protein MIAAQLLAYYFTELKDDQVKKIDKYLYSMRFSDETLLEIMQRFRRELTKGLGRDTNPTAALKMLPTFVRSIPDGSEKGDFIALDLGGSNFRILRVRVSHEKKQTVQMESQIYDTPEDIIHGSGTRLFDHVAECLGDFMEKHNIKDKKLPVGFTFSFPCQQTKLDESFLLTWTKRFKASGVEGMDVVTLLNKAIKKRGDYDADIMAVVNDTVGTMMTCGFDDQRCEVGIIIGTGTNACYMEELRHIDLVEGDEGRMCVNTEWGAFGDDGRLEDIRTEFDREIDRGSLNPGKQLFEKMVSGMYMGELVRLILVKMAREGLLFEGRITPELLTKGKFETKHISAIEKSKEGLSKAREILTRLGVEPSTDDCIAVQHVCTIVSFRSANLISATLAGILLRLKENKGVARLRTTVGIDGSLYKMHPQYARRLHKTVRRLVPDSDVRFLLSESGSGKGAAMVTAVAYRLADQSRQIAQTLSEFRLTTEQLLEVKKRMRTEIQNGLSKSTQDSATVKMLPTFVQSTPDGTEHGDFLALDLGGTNFRVLLVKIRSGKRRTVEMHNKIYAIPLEVMQGTGEELFDHIVQCISDFLDYMGMKNARLPLGFTFSFPCRQTSLDAGILVTWTKGFKATDCEGEDVVGLLREAIKRREEFDLDVVAIVNDTVGTMMTCAYEEPTCEIGLIAGTGSNACYMEEMRNVEMIEGDDGRMCVNMEWGAFGDSGCLDDIRTEYDRAVDDFSLNPGKQRYEKMCSGMYLGEIVRNILIDMTKRGFLFRGQISETLKTRGIFETKFLSQIESDRLALLQVRSILQHLGLDSTCDDSIIVKEVCGAVSRRAAQLCGAGMAAVVDKIRENRGLAHLNITVGVDGTLYKLHPHFSKIMQQTVNELAPQCDVNFLLSEDGSGKGAALITAVGCRLRQELNSK from the exons ATCGATAAGTACCTGTACTCCATGCGTTTCTCTGATGAGACGTTACTGGAAATCATGCAGCGGTTTCGGAGGGAGTTGACCAAAGGACTGGGTCGAGACACGAACCCCACTGCTGCGCTGAAGATGCTGCCAACGTTTGTGCGGTCAATCCCCGATGGCTCAG AGAAGGGAGACTTCATTGCACTGGATTTGGGAGGCAGTAACTTCAGGATCCTCCGCGTCAGAGTGAGCCATGAGAAGAAACAGACCGTTCAGATGGAGAGTCAAATCTACGACACGCCAGAGGACATCATTCACGGCAGTGGAACAAGA CTGTTTGACCATGTGGCAGAGTGTCTCGGTGACTTcatggaaaaacacaacatcaaagACAAGAAACTCCCAGTAGGATTTACCTTCTCCTTCCCCTGCCAGCAGACCAAACTAGACGAG AGCTTTCTGTTAACATGGACAAAGCGTTTCAAGGCCAGCGGAGTGGAGGGAATGGACGTCGTCACGCTGCTCAACAAAGCCATTAAGAAACGAGGA GACTATGATGCTGACATCATGGCAGTCGTGAATGATACTGTGGGAACAATGATGACCTGTGGTTTTGATGACCAGCGCTGTGAAGTCGGCATTATCATTG gCACTGGCACCAATGCGTGCTACATGGAGGAGCTGCGTCACATCGACCTGGTGGAGGGAGACGAGGGCAGGATGTGTGTGAACACTGAGTGGGGAGCCTTCGGAGACGACGGCAGGCTGGAAGACATCAGGACAGAGTTCGACAGAGAGATAGACCGAGGCTCTCTCAACCCTGGCAAACAGCT ATTTGAGAAGATGGTCAGTGGTATGTACATGGGGGAGCTGGTTCGTCTCATCCTGGTGAAGATGGCCAGAGAGGGCCTGCTGTTCGAGGGGAGGATCACCCCTGAGCTGCTCACCAAGGGGAAGTTTGAGACCAAACATATCTCAGCCATAGAAAA GAGTAAGGAGGGGTTGTCCAAGGCCAGAGAGATTTTAACCAGACTTGGTGTGGAGCCTTCAACTGACGACTGCATCgctgtgcagcat GTTTGTACCATTGTGTCTTTCCGCTCTGCCAACCTGATATCTGCCACACTGGCAGGCATTCTACTGAGGCTTAAGGAAAACAAAGGTGTGGCTCGACTCCGCACCACTGTAGGCATCGATGGATCTCTATACAAGATGCATCCACA ATATGCACGTCGTCTTCATAAGACAGTCCGTCGTTTGGTTCCAGACTCCGATGTTCGGTTCCTCCTATCAGAGAGTGGCAGTGGAAAAGGAGCAGCCATGGTGACAGCTGTGGCCTACCGACTCGCCGACCAATCACGACAAATTGCCCAAACACTGTCCGAATTCCGCCTGACAACTGAGCAACTgctggag GTTAAGAAGCGAATGAGGACAGAGATCCAAAATGGCCTTTCAAAGAGCACTCAGGACTCTGCGACCGTCAAGATGCTGCCAACCTTTGTACAAAGCACTCCTGATGGCACCG AGCATGGTGACTTCCTGGCTTTGGATTTAGGAGGAACCAACTTCAGAGTTCTGTTGGTCAAGATTCGTTCTGGCAAGAGGAGAACAGTGGAGATGCACAACAAGATCTATGCTATTCCCCTGGAAGTGATGCAGGGCACAGGGGAGGAG TTGTTTGATCACATTGTGCAGTGTATCAGCGACTTCCTGGACTACATGGGGATGAAGAACGCTCGTCTTCCTCTGGGCTTCACCTTCTCATTCCCGTGCCGACAGACCAGCCTGGACGCT ggcATCCTAGTGACATGGACCAAGGGCTTCAAGGCAACAGACTGTGAAGGAGAAGATGTGGTGGGACTGTTGAGGGAGGCCATTAAGAGGAGAGAG GAATTTGACCTGGATGTAGTGGCCATAGTGAACGATACAGTGGGAACCATGATGACCTGTGCTTATGAAGAACCCACCTGTGAGATTGGACTCATTGCTG GCACTGGCAGTAATGCATGTTACATGGAGGAGATGAGGAACGTTGAGATGATAGAAGGAGACGACGGACGCATGTGTGTCAATATGGAGTGGGGGGCTTTTGGAGACAGTGGATGCCTTGACGACATTAGGACAGAGTACGACCGCGCTGTGGATGACTTCTCCCTCAATCCAGGCAAACAAAG ATATGAGAAAATGTGCAGCGGCATGTATCTTGGTGAAATTGTGCGGAACATCCTGATAGATATGACTAAGAGAGGATTCCTATTCAGAGGGCAGATTTCTGAAACCCTGAAGACGAGAGGCATCTTCGAGACAAAGTTCCTCTCACAGATAGAGAG CGACAGATTGGCTTTGCTGCAGGTGCGATCCATCCTGCAACACTTGGGGCTGGACAGCACCTGTGATGACAGTATCATAGTCAAAGAG GTTTGCGGAGCAGTGTCACGGCGTGCAGCTCAGCTGTGTGGGGCAGGAATGGCGGCCGTGGTCGATAAGATCAGGGAGAACCGAGGACTGGCCCATCTGAACATCACTGTAGGGGTGGACGGGACACTCTACAAACTACATCCACA TTTCTCCAAGATCATGCAACAGACAGTAAATGAACTGGCTCCTCAGTGCGACGTCAACTTCCTGCTGTCAGAGGACGGCAGCGGGAAAGGAGCTGCACTCATCACAGCCGTAGGCTGTCGGCTGAGGCAGGAGCTGAACAGTAAATAG
- the tacr2 gene encoding substance-K receptor, with translation MEATSFPLSVSTDWLEDGNETTGNQFQQPDWQVALWAIAYSLIILVSITGNVTVIWIILAHRCMRTVTNYFIVNLAFSDVATATFNTIFNFVFALHNDWYFDLGYCRFHNFFPITAMFSSIYSMAAIAVDRYMAIIHPLKPRLSSTSTKVVIALIWIAAVSLAFPQCYYSATRFYYPRTVCMVDWPDEYGGTHQLSYQFAVILLIYVLPLLVMLVTYSLVGRSLWGGHIPGEATDHYHSQITAKRKVVKMMVVVVVTFALCWLPYHTYFILGSFNKDIYKQQYIQQVYLAIFWLAMSSTMYNPIIYCCLNQRFRAGFRHAFAWCPFIKLSEEDKMELQHTHTFRVTMTRSHRNDSTYTHTSIKIVTPSDTNMAASTESNEDRNACMQHKTPTLSKTYSTHAAKRLSDTKSPAAKLMQDFH, from the exons ATGGAGGCCACTTCATTCCCGTTATCAGTGTCCACCGACTGGCTCGAGGACGGAAACGAGACGACTGGGAATCAGTTCCAGCAGCCTGACTGGCAG gTGGCTCTGTGGGCTATAGCCTACTCCCTCATCATCCTGGTGTCCATCACTGGAAATGTCACAGTGATCTGGATTATTCTCGCTCATAGATGCATGAGGACTGTAACCAACTACTTCATCGTCAATCTGGCCTTCTCCGATGTTGCCACGGCAACCTTCAACACTATTTTCAACTTTGTCTTTGCACTTCACAATGACTGGTACTTTGACCTGGGTTACTGCCGATTTCATAACTTCTTCCCCATCACAGCCATGTTTTCTTCAATCTACTCCATGGCTGCCATCGCAGTGGACAG GTACATGGCCATCATCCACCCTCTGAAGCCCcgtctctcctccacctctacCAAGGTTGTGATTGCCCTGATTTGGATTGCAGCAGTCTCCCTGGCTTTCCCGCAGTGCTACTACAGCGCGACAAGATTTTACTACCCCAGAACTGTGTGCATGGTTGATTGGCCTGACGAGTACGGGGGAACACATCAACTAAG CTACCAGTTTGCAGTGATATTGCTGATTTACgtgctccctctgctggtgatgctggtgacCTATAGTTTAGTTGGTCGGTCACTGTGGGGAGGGCACATCCCCGGTGAGGCGACGGATCATTACCACAGCCAGATAACAGCAAAGAGAAAG gtggtgaagatgatggttgTCGTGGTGGTGACATTTGCACTGTGCTGGTTGCCCTATCACACCTACTTCATTCTGGGATCATTTAACAAAGACATTTATAAACAACAATACATTCAACAG GTGTACCTGGCCATATTCTGGTTGGCGATGAGCTCCACCATGTACAATCCCATCATTTACTGCTGTCTAAACCAAAG gtttcGTGCTGGTTTCCGTCATGCGTTTGCTTGGTGTCCCTTCATCAAACTGTCAGAGGAGGACAAGATGgaactgcagcacacacacaccttcagagTCACCATGACGCGCAGCCACCGCAAtgacagcacatacacacacacctccatcaAAATAGTCACCCCCTCCGAcacaaacatggctgccagcaCTGAGTCCAACGAAGACAGAAATGCTTGCATGCAGCACAAAACACCAACATTATCaaaaacatacagcacacaTGCAGCGAAGAGGCTGAGTGATACCAAATCCCCAGCTGCCAAACTAATGCAGGACTTCCACTGA